In Anthocerotibacter panamensis C109, the sequence TCAGTAGTTGTAGTTCCTCTGGCCCCATGGCGGTGCCGTGACCGCCTTCGGCTCGTACAATGCCCAGCGAACTCAAGATAAAGCGAGCTGAGTGGTTGAGGACCCACAGGAAAGGCGCAAAGACCCGAGCAAAGAGTTCGTTAGGGCCAGCCAGTGCCAAGGCAACCCGCTCAGGGTATTGAATAGCGAGGGATTTGGGGGCCAGTTCTCCGAGCACAATGTGCAAGAAGGAGACCAGGGTAAAAGAGACTACAATTGCCACAAGGTGGACTACTCCTGCACCCAACAAGGACATCGCGGGGAGTAGCACACCCAATGCCTGCAACAAAGGATCAAACAGAGCGACCAGCGTGCTCTCACCAATCCAACCCAGACCCAGAGAAGCCAGGGTGATCCCCAATTGTGTAGCTGAAAGGTAGGTATCAAGGTCTCTTTGCGAACGTTGTACCGCCCGAGCCGCCCGGTTCTGATGCTCAACCAGTTGATCAATGCGCGTTGGGCGCGCTGCTACGAGGGCAAATTCGACCGCGACAAAACATGCATTGAGCAAGACAAGGAGCGCGATAATCAGCAATCTTGTCGTGATTTCAGGCCATGTCAGAGGGATCTCTACCGTAGCCATCAGTATCAAACTAGGGCCTTCCATGAAATCGCGTGGGCCAAATGACGCTTGCACTCAAATTTTAACCCAGGCCAGCAGGACAAAGGCGTAGCCCAGGTAGCGAAATTCCAACCGAAGAAACCGTTATATTCCCGAATACCAAAATCATGCCCCTTAAAAATGCTAGGGTATAGCTTCTAGACAACCCGCTAGTGCAAAATGCAGGATGTCCGATAGGATCTAGGTACTGTTGCCAGTGTCCCCAGATACGTGGCAGTTGCTCATGTGGAGGTGAGAGTCCATGGTCGAACTGCCCGAGAAACCCAGGGAAGCCTGCGGGGTATTTGGCGTTTTTAGTTACACGGCTAACGTTGCCCGCTTGACATATTTCGGCCTTTTTGCCCTCCAACATCGGGGACAGGAATCAGCAGGGATTGTCACCTACGAGAAGACGGATGCTGGGGTCAAGCTCCACGAACATCGGCGTTTGGGTTTGGTTGCCCAAGTCTTCTCTGAAGAGGCGATCCAGTCCCTGCATGGGCATTTGGCGGTGGGGCACAACCGCTATTCCACCACGGGATCTAATCGGGTCTGCAATACCCAACCTTTTTTGGCTACCACCAGCCGGGGAACCCTCTCCTTAGCGCACAATGGCAATCTGGTCAATGCCGATACCCTGCGCAGTGAGTTACTCGCACAGAACCGCCCGCTTGTGGGAACCACGGATTCAGAAGAGATCGGACAAGCCATTGCCGAAGCCGTCGAAGCCATGCCCGCTGCCCTCCCCGCTCCCAAAGTCTGGGTCGGGAGCACTATGCAGGCGCTGCGGCGCTGTGAGGGAGCTTTTTCCCTGGTGATTGGGACACCAGACGGGCTCATCGGAGCTAGAGACCACTATGGAGTGCGTCCGCTGGTTATTGGTCGCCTGGAGGAGAGTTATGTCCTCGCTAGCGAGACCTGTGCTCTAGATATCATTGGGGCGCAATTTGAACGGGAAGTGAAGCCGGGAGAACTAGTCTGGATCGACGACACAGGACTCACCTCTTACACTTGGGCATTGGCTGAGCCTAAACTCTGTATTTTTGAAATGATCTATTTTGCCCGTCCTGATTCCGAGGTCCACGGCGAGAGCCTCTACAGCTATCGCGTGCGCCTGGGTAGAACTTTAGCTCAAGAATCCCCCGTAGAAGCCGATCTGGTGATTGGTGTCCCAGACTCGGGGATCCCTGCTGCTATCGGTTATGCGAATGCTATGGGGCTACCCTATAAGCAGGGG encodes:
- the purF gene encoding amidophosphoribosyltransferase produces the protein MVELPEKPREACGVFGVFSYTANVARLTYFGLFALQHRGQESAGIVTYEKTDAGVKLHEHRRLGLVAQVFSEEAIQSLHGHLAVGHNRYSTTGSNRVCNTQPFLATTSRGTLSLAHNGNLVNADTLRSELLAQNRPLVGTTDSEEIGQAIAEAVEAMPAALPAPKVWVGSTMQALRRCEGAFSLVIGTPDGLIGARDHYGVRPLVIGRLEESYVLASETCALDIIGAQFEREVKPGELVWIDDTGLTSYTWALAEPKLCIFEMIYFARPDSEVHGESLYSYRVRLGRTLAQESPVEADLVIGVPDSGIPAAIGYANAMGLPYKQGLIKNHYVARTFIQPTQKMREEGLKMKLNPLKDILNGQRVVMVDDSIVRGTTSRKIVKALRDAGAVEVHMRVCSPPVTHPCFYGIDTDNQDHLIAARQSVTQIEAHLGVDSLKYLTWEGMLAATGRQSDNFCSACFTGNYPIPIPAGIQRSKLMLENVTPTK